A single window of Syntrophus aciditrophicus SB DNA harbors:
- a CDS encoding response regulator: MRRSAGVLKMSSPKGSGTGSDRDLLVSDNAGVSENLGPARLLKGEETILLVDDEDVNIEVMSEILEMLGYRVFSAENGQEALRIYREKWREIDLVILDMIMPDLKGGDVFDLMREMNPRARVILSTGYGWKGQAADIMSRGCRAFIKKPFHIEELSRKVRQVLDETE; this comes from the coding sequence ATGAGGCGTTCTGCGGGGGTGCTCAAGATGTCCAGTCCGAAGGGTTCAGGGACAGGATCAGATCGTGATCTGTTGGTTTCAGACAACGCGGGGGTGTCGGAAAACCTGGGTCCTGCCAGGTTGTTGAAAGGAGAGGAAACCATTCTTCTTGTCGACGATGAAGACGTCAATATCGAAGTGATGAGCGAAATCCTGGAGATGCTGGGATACCGGGTCTTCTCGGCGGAGAATGGCCAGGAGGCGCTCCGGATCTACCGGGAAAAGTGGAGGGAGATCGATCTGGTTATCCTGGACATGATCATGCCGGATTTGAAGGGGGGAGATGTCTTCGACCTGATGAGAGAAATGAACCCCCGGGCTCGCGTCATTCTCTCTACCGGCTACGGTTGGAAGGGACAGGCCGCGGACATCATGAGCCGGGGTTGCCGGGCCTTTATTAAAAAACCTTTCCATATTGAAGAACTGTCCCGGAAAGTTCGGCAGGTCTTGGACGAGACGGAGTAA